The genomic DNA GCACATTGTTGATTTAAGTTGTATTTAACCTTCTTCTCTTGTGGGTAGTCCTTAGGATACGCTTTTTAGTTTTGggtttaatcaattttaatgAAAGTTGAGTACTTGCTGAGTTTAGTATGTAAAGactccatttttaaaaaaatctgtgAGCTTTGTTGTTTCTTGCTTTTGTAGTTGATGTGAAACTGTTTGTAGTGGATTATTcctaagttttgttcttttgttttgtgtgtTATGAAGGCGGATAAAGCGCATAGTTGGACTTGCATGGATCTTTATGTCTTTGCAACTCCGTACCGTGTGACATGGACTTGGTACTTCATCTCACGTGCGCACACTGTGGAGTTCCCGGAGTGGGATGGATTAGCCGAGTACGAATATGTAAGATGGTTGTTGCTATGTCTTTTGGTTTCTCAGTTTAGGATGACTTTGTTTTGATGCGATTCTTTGGGTGTGTATCAGGTTAAGAATAAGGGAGTTTCGATATTCCTTATGCACGCGGGGATGTTAGGAACACTTCAAGCGTTATGGGATGTTTTTCCTCTCTTTACCAATACTGGTTGGGGGGAGAGCTCTAACCTCGCGTTTCTTGAGAAGCATATGGGAGCTAAGTTCGACGCTCGTCCTGAACCGTGGGTCACAAACGTTACAACTGATCAAATCCAGTCTGGTGATCTGCTAGCTATCTCGAAGATCCGTGGACGGTGGGGTGGGTTCGAGACTCTTGAGAAGTGGGTGAGCGGGGCGTACGCTGGTCATTCCGCTGTCTGCTTGAGAGACTCCGAAGGGAAACTGTGGGTTGGTGAGTCTGGGAATGAAAACGAGAAGGTAAACAAAACTAAACTTCAGAGTTAAGTTTTAGCAAACAAGAGTTTCGTTTGTTGAAGTGTTTTTGGGGTTTGTGATGATCATAGGGAGAAGATGTAATAGCGATCTTACCATGGGAGGAATGGTGGGAATTCGAACTAACAAAGGATGACGCGAATCCTCAGATCGCATTGCTACCTTTGCATCCCGATGTTCGTGCTAAGTTCAACGTTTCTGCTGCGTGGGAGTATGCTCGAAGCATGGAGGGTAAACCGTATGGTTatcataatttgatttttaGCTGGATCGATACTGTTAGTGAGAACTACCCGCCTCCTCTCGATTCTCATCTTGTaggtttttcttttcatttctcaGTTCACAACTTTGTCCTTGTGAACGAGTACTCTTTCTAATTAGGagctttttctttctctctctttcaggTTGCGTCTTTCATGACTGTTTGGAGCAAAATGCAGCCTGATTATGCTGCTAATATGTGGAATGAAGCTTTGAACAAGCGTCTCGGAACAAAGGTATCACAATTTGTTCCTTTGTTCTTCTTGATATCATTCTCTTACATGTTCTTAATTTTGCAGGGTCTTGATCTTTCTGATGTACTGGTCGAAGTAGAGAAGCGCGGGTCTTCTTTTGACAAATTACTGGCAATACCCGAACAAGACGATTGGATATACAGCGATGGTAAATCAACCTCATGCATTGCTTTCATCCTCGAAATGTACAAAGAAGGTGGCCTATTCGGCTCATTGGCTGATTCTATTCAAGTCACAGAGTTCACGGTGAGAAGCAATACATAAGTCGCAAGCTAGTGCTACCGTGTTATGtgttaatatttcaaaattttgcaGCTCAAAGATGCTTACATGCTCAACTTCTTCGAGACAAACGCAAGTAGACTTCCTAAATGGTGCAATGACAATGACAGTGTGAAGCTTCCTTACTGTCAGATACTTGGCAAGTACAGAATGCAACTTCCTGGTTACAACACTATGGAACCATACACCCATATGAATGAGCTATGTCCATCTCTGCCTCCAAAGTACAGCAGACCAGACAACTGCTAGAAACCAATTGGAACTCTCAACTGTTTGTCTGTTTGTTAGGACACAAGTTTTAATGTAATACCACGGTGAAAGCTCTTAACAActgtttgtaaatatataactcAGGTCTGTAGCATACTCTGATACTACAGGTTATGTAATTGTTTGAATTATTATGAGACGCAAAAAGTAGGAATTAAAAGATTGATCTCTTGGACATATATCTCTTGGTTTAAAGATTGATCTTTTGAACATTTCTCTTGGTTTAGGCCGGTTTAGTCTGGTTTCAATCTCATCTTCCTCGTTAAAGTAGCACTGTAGTAGCTAAGGTTGGAACTTTCGATTGATTCCTATTTTCTAGTGAATGTGAGTTCATTAGGACAGATGATGATGGGCCATGTCGTGGCCCGGACTCACCTGATCCTGTCTCGAAATAACTTCGCCGATAGCATACGGTGTCAAGGCTTGAGGGTTTCAAAAACCCTAAGCATGGAGTCGCAGCAGTCAAAGCGACCCACTTGCCCTTCTTGCGCTAAACCCACGCAGCTCTGCCTCTGCAACCGTATCCGATCTCCGCCTCTGGATAACCAGGTGAGTGTTACTATCCTTCAGCACAGCCTCGAGAGAAAACACGCGCTTAACTCAACTCGAATCGCTAGGTTAGGGCTTAAGAACGTTACTGTCACCACCGTTTGCGATGTCCATGACGAGGCTGAGTTCTTGATAAGAGTTAAAGGAGCCTCCTTGGAGCTTGTTGATACCTCAAAGTTAGGTAGTGACAATGTGGATAATGAAAGTTTGAAGCTTTATCAACAATTAGCTGATAAGAGAGGTTCTTGTGAAGAGGATTTGATGAGAATCTCTATGAAGAAACGAGGTGTAATCAGCAATGTCTCCACCTCTCTGATGGAAGATGCTAGTTTTGATGGAATATTGGCTTCTCCTGCAGCCATGGATGTGTTGGCAAAAGGGTTTGTGGTAACGAAGTTCTCGGAAGGGAAGGAAGAGTTTGAGCTCGAGGTTCCTCCCGGATCAGCACTGTTGTTCCCTAGCGAAGGATCTGTGATGATCAACGATCTTAAAGAGAGAGATTTGAAGGTGAGGAATCTGATCGTTCTTGATGGGACGTGGTCCAAGGCGAGGAGAATGTACGTTGAGAACCCGTGGCTGAAGCTTTTGTGTAGCCACGTGAAGCTAGAAATCGAAGGTGCGAGTTTGTACAGAGAAGTAAGGAGGCAGCCGAGAGAGGGGTGTTTGTCGACGATAGAGAGTATTGTACACGCGATGAAGGAGATGGGGGAAGATACGGAAGGTTTGGATAATATGTTGGATGTTTTTGAATCCATGGTTGGGGATCAAAGAAGATGCAAAGATGAGAACTTTGGAAAAGTTCTCTGAAAGCCAACGGCTTTGCTCTTATAACATTTATTAAGCTGAGATTGCTAATTGTCTTAAGTTCTGATAATTTATGCGAATGTTTCTGGAATGTTCCTTTGACAGCCACTACATTAGCTTCTTGTTGTCTTCATGCTTAGTGGTCTCACCTTACAAGTGCATCATCAAGAATATGGCCgtgttcgtttgtacatctcCATCTGAGTGTTGTTCGTTTTTTCATTTCGTCCATGTATCCAAATGAATCGTCTGAATGCAACCatgttcgtttgcttttcattttttaactttcatctacatccaggtggacttgttaataaaatgattaaaatatatttttttacgtttcggcggaaaaatagcatttttacagttttggcggaaaatatttttgcggtttttgaagaaattgtgtttttcgcaaaaaagtgcatttttgttgttttggtggaaaatacgtttttatgggtttggcggaaaaatacgttttgcggtttggacggaaaaagtgtgttttgcggttttagcgggaaaaatgtttttgacaggaaaagtttttttcacgattttgacgtgaaaatgcgtttttttcgattttggcgggaaaagttttttcgcgattttggcgggaaaagtttttttgcgattttggtgggaaaagcatttttgcggtttcgaCGAGAAATACATTTTTCTGGTTTCGGttgggaaaatacatttttccgattttggcgggaaaatgcgttttttccgattttggcgagaaaatgtgttttccagttttggcggggtaatgtatttttccggttttggcgggaaaatgcgtttttccggttttggcgggaaaatgcgttttccggttttggcggtaaaattttgttttccagttttggtgggaaaatgcatttttccggttttggcggaaaaattgtgttttggcgagaaaatgcatttttct from Brassica napus cultivar Da-Ae unplaced genomic scaffold, Da-Ae ScsIHWf_1069;HRSCAF=1516, whole genome shotgun sequence includes the following:
- the LOC125595451 gene encoding uncharacterized protein LOC125595451; amino-acid sequence: MASSSSSSSFTLPSLFSIAVLILTASTAESLKSPFNPRDLLPLLPKQVSWPILNSLYGAADLLPTFIGTASPGNDDVKWKGACFYENTAYLEFHNKSGSEFGGGTLHIQADKAHSWTCMDLYVFATPYRVTWTWYFISRAHTVEFPEWDGLAEYEYVKNKGVSIFLMHAGMLGTLQALWDVFPLFTNTGWGESSNLAFLEKHMGAKFDARPEPWVTNVTTDQIQSGDLLAISKIRGRWGGFETLEKWVSGAYAGHSAVCLRDSEGKLWVGESGNENEKGEDVIAILPWEEWWEFELTKDDANPQIALLPLHPDVRAKFNVSAAWEYARSMEGKPYGYHNLIFSWIDTVSENYPPPLDSHLVASFMTVWSKMQPDYAANMWNEALNKRLGTKGLDLSDVLVEVEKRGSSFDKLLAIPEQDDWIYSDGKSTSCIAFILEMYKEGGLFGSLADSIQVTEFTLKDAYMLNFFETNASRLPKWCNDNDSVKLPYCQILGKYRMQLPGYNTMEPYTHMNELCPSLPPKYSRPDNC
- the LOC125595452 gene encoding uncharacterized protein LOC125595452, translating into MMMGHVVARTHLILSRNNFADSIRCQGLRVSKTLSMESQQSKRPTCPSCAKPTQLCLCNRIRSPPLDNQVSVTILQHSLERKHALNSTRIARLGLKNVTVTTVCDVHDEAEFLIRVKGASLELVDTSKLGSDNVDNESLKLYQQLADKRGSCEEDLMRISMKKRGVISNVSTSLMEDASFDGILASPAAMDVLAKGFVVTKFSEGKEEFELEVPPGSALLFPSEGSVMINDLKERDLKVRNLIVLDGTWSKARRMYVENPWLKLLCSHVKLEIEGASLYREVRRQPREGCLSTIESIVHAMKEMGEDTEGLDNMLDVFESMVGDQRRCKDENFGKVL